The DNA window ATACTAATGTCTGTATCGGGATACGCTGATTTGATCAACGTGGCATGTTTTAGGGAGATCATGCAGCAGATGCTTGAGCAGTATGGATTGTAGCGCCTGTCTCGTGAACCGACGCATTGCACAAAAACAATCTTCTCAGCTGGTTTGCGGTCTGAAGGTCTAATAATCACGCCGCCTGTGGGGCCGAAGCCGTCAATCATTCTGGCGAGCTCAAGATTGGTCATAACATCCGGGTAGTCGTCGTAGTGATACTCCTTTATGATGCTGGAATCGAACTCCCGGAAACCCGTGGCAACTATTATACTGCCCACGTTTAGGGTTATCTGCTCACTTTTCTGGTCCAGTTCGATGGCGTCGGTGGGACAAACTTCAACGCATTTTGCACAGTCGTGGAATTTGCAGACGCTTTCGTCGATGACGTAGACGGGCGGGTGAACGTTCGGAATGTTCATGTAGATGGCTTTGCGTGTTTTCAGTTTTGCATTGTATTCATCTGGCACTTTCACAGGGCAAATGGCGGTGCACAGGTCGCATCGAACACATTTAAGCTCGTTGACGTATCTCGGTTTCTTCTCTATTGTGACCTTGTAGTTTCCAGGAACTCCTTCAACGGCCACGACTTTTGAATTGGTCAGTATATTCATGTTGGGAATCTCGCTGAAACCGGAACGATATATACACTTTCGAGAGGTGTGAGTGATGGTTTTCACATCTGAAACTGGAGACTCTATGCAGATGGCACAATCGTCTGTTGGGAAGAATCGGCTCGCGCGAGTAGCCAAGCCTCCGAGAAACGGTGTCTTTTCAACCAGATGCACTTCGAATCCCAAATCCGCCAAATCTACAGCTGTCTGCATGCCGGCTATGCCTCCGCCTATGACCAAAGCAGATTTGAGGACTGAAAACTCAAGCTTCTCCAAGGGTTCGAGAAGCTTGGCGCGTTCGATTGCAGCAAGAAGCATGGCTTTGGCTTTTTCAGTGGCTTCCGAGGGTGTTTTCCGATGAGGCCACGCGCAGTGGTCTTTGAGGTCGATGACTTCCACCAGATAAGGATTGAGACCTGCGTTTTCAACTGCTTGAACGATGTTAACCTCGCTTAGCTTTGGGAGACTCTCTGCAACGACGACTCTGTTTATCTTTCCATCTTTAATAGCATCAACGATGAATTGTAATCCTTTGCCACGCCAAAACTCACTGCTTCTACCGACAAGAACCACGCCTGAAACTTTTTTCACATAATCGGTTAGAGCATTGAAGTCCAAGATTTCAGATAGCTGTTTTCCACAATCAGACAGGAATACTCCAACCTTAACTTGATCCATTTTAATCCCTCACCTTCTCATCGTTTTTATCAGTCGTTTTTCATTATCGTAAATCTTGACTTCCAAGGGCATCTCACCAATAGCAAAATGAGTGGCGCAAGCAAAGCATGGATCGTAGGCTCTGAAGGACATCTCCACCATGTTCAGCAGTCCATCGCTGACTTTGCCATTGTGTATAAGGCCTTTCGCAGCGTTCTTTATGGACATGCAAATGCCCGGGGTGTTGTGGGTTGTAGCCACTACCAGGTTGACTTTCTTGGCTAAGGCTTTTTCATCCAACCAATAGTGGTGAATCAAGGTGCCCCTAGCAGCCTCGACTATTCCAACTCCTTCGCCGGGCTTTCCAGGTTTGTTCTTGACATCTTTACTTGTTATTTCCTTATCTGTGACCAATTCCAATGTCCGTTCGGTTGCGTACATAAGCTCTATCAGCCGAGCCCAGTGGAAAGCCAAGGTGGCGTGAACGGGTTTTCCACCAAGAGTCTTGTACATCCTCTCGTACTCTTCCTGCGCTAAGGGTGTTGCCATGCCTTCTGCGACGTTCAGTCTTCCAAGGGGGCCAACTCTGTAGATGCCGCTGTCAGGTCCCGCCACTAAGCCTTTCCATCCAATCTTTTTGAGATAGGGTAGTTTGACGTAGGTCCATGGTTCAACGTGTTCTTCGATGATGTCCAAGTATTCTGAAGAGGTAAACTTCACGAACTCTTTTCCTTCTGGATCAACTACCCGGACATCGCCGTCATAGAAGTTCACTTTGTTGTCTTTGTCAACTGTTCCCATGTAATAGGTCTTTAAAATGTAAGGTTCGCTCTTGATCAAGTTCACGTAGTCAACGTTCTTGAGAACAACATCGTTGAAGAGTT is part of the Candidatus Bathyarchaeota archaeon genome and encodes:
- a CDS encoding hydrogenase iron-sulfur subunit, with product MDQVKVGVFLSDCGKQLSEILDFNALTDYVKKVSGVVLVGRSSEFWRGKGLQFIVDAIKDGKINRVVVAESLPKLSEVNIVQAVENAGLNPYLVEVIDLKDHCAWPHRKTPSEATEKAKAMLLAAIERAKLLEPLEKLEFSVLKSALVIGGGIAGMQTAVDLADLGFEVHLVEKTPFLGGLATRASRFFPTDDCAICIESPVSDVKTITHTSRKCIYRSGFSEIPNMNILTNSKVVAVEGVPGNYKVTIEKKPRYVNELKCVRCDLCTAICPVKVPDEYNAKLKTRKAIYMNIPNVHPPVYVIDESVCKFHDCAKCVEVCPTDAIELDQKSEQITLNVGSIIVATGFREFDSSIIKEYHYDDYPDVMTNLELARMIDGFGPTGGVIIRPSDRKPAEKIVFVQCVGSRDRRYNPYCSSICCMISLKHATLIKSAYPDTDISICYIDIRTTGREHEDYYERAREMGIKFIKGRPTEISRDTETDRLIVDVEDALLRKILELDADLVVLAPAMVPAEDTKELAEILGLELGEDGFFKEYNAKLRPTETKLRGIYLCGGATFPKDAPTTSLHAHSAAIKAVKFLTTGKIVKDQRTAVINEEYCGDCEFCPVTCPYGAISLEPTTEEHFVAKISDLLCEGCGVCVGTCPLNAIELRHSRPKQMLAQMKALMSINGTSKPLVLAICCSECGHTAVDSSGMAMMQYPANVRVMKVPCTGILQVHQFLEAFKAGAQGVMVVGCKSDGCHYEVGSQKAENKVELTRILMKEYGIEPERLEMFNMVFIEGDKFAAAAQTMTERLEKLGPLPTMGGS
- a CDS encoding Ni/Fe hydrogenase subunit alpha; translated protein: MKKIVIDPITRLEGHGKITIFLNDEGNVENAYLQIPELRGFEKFCEGRRAEDLPIITTRICGVCPVAHHMASAKALDAAFNVEPTETAKKLRELEYCAYFIYDHILHFYFLGGPDFVVGPDAPPAKRNILGVIEKVGLDIAKDVIKHRAYGQKITGILGGRPTHPVSACIPGGIAKFLSEEERQEIEKMVRSCVEFAKFSLKLFNDVVLKNVDYVNLIKSEPYILKTYYMGTVDKDNKVNFYDGDVRVVDPEGKEFVKFTSSEYLDIIEEHVEPWTYVKLPYLKKIGWKGLVAGPDSGIYRVGPLGRLNVAEGMATPLAQEEYERMYKTLGGKPVHATLAFHWARLIELMYATERTLELVTDKEITSKDVKNKPGKPGEGVGIVEAARGTLIHHYWLDEKALAKKVNLVVATTHNTPGICMSIKNAAKGLIHNGKVSDGLLNMVEMSFRAYDPCFACATHFAIGEMPLEVKIYDNEKRLIKTMRR